A genome region from candidate division KSB1 bacterium includes the following:
- a CDS encoding cation diffusion facilitator family transporter, which yields MGHSHDLHKNYNTAFAVGIGLNILFVAIEIIYGLIANSSALLADAGHNASDVLSLVFAWTATWLATLKPKGKYTYGLRKSTILVSILNALLLLGAVLVIGWDAFGKFRNPEPVAGGQVMIVAGIGVIINTVTALLFIRGQKQDLNIKGAFLHMAADAGVSLGVVIAGFLITLTGKLWIDPVTSFVIIAIILWSTWELFRDSLDLALDAVPGHIDSEKVRTFLLSRERVEDIHDLHIWAMSTTQVALTAHLVMPGGQDDEFMVQLNKDLRKKFGIEHTTLQVESSRLDQKCKNIC from the coding sequence ATGGGACATTCACACGATCTACATAAGAATTATAATACGGCTTTTGCCGTCGGGATCGGGCTGAACATACTCTTTGTTGCTATCGAGATTATTTACGGTTTGATCGCCAATTCGTCGGCATTGCTGGCTGACGCCGGCCACAACGCCAGCGATGTGCTGAGCCTGGTGTTTGCCTGGACCGCCACCTGGCTGGCCACTCTAAAACCCAAAGGCAAATATACCTACGGCTTGCGCAAATCCACGATACTGGTTTCCATTCTCAACGCTTTGCTGCTGCTGGGTGCGGTGCTGGTGATCGGCTGGGATGCCTTTGGTAAATTCCGCAATCCCGAACCTGTGGCCGGAGGACAGGTGATGATCGTGGCCGGTATCGGTGTGATCATCAATACGGTCACGGCATTATTGTTTATCCGTGGCCAAAAGCAGGATCTGAATATAAAGGGCGCGTTTCTGCACATGGCGGCGGATGCGGGTGTGTCCCTGGGTGTGGTAATTGCGGGTTTTTTGATCACCCTGACCGGCAAACTGTGGATCGATCCCGTGACCAGTTTTGTTATCATTGCGATAATTTTATGGTCAACCTGGGAGCTGTTCAGAGACTCTCTGGATCTGGCTCTGGATGCGGTGCCCGGACATATTGATTCGGAAAAGGTGCGAACGTTTCTCCTGTCCCGGGAACGGGTTGAGGATATACACGATCTGCACATCTGGGCCATGAGCACCACGCAGGTCGCATTGACCGCACATTTGGTGATGCCCGGTGGTCAGGATGATGAGTTTATGGTTCAACTCAACAAAGATCTCCGGAAAAAATTCGGAATAGAGCATACCACACTTCAGGTTGAGAGCAGCCGACTGGATCAAAAATGTAAGAATATTTGCTGA
- a CDS encoding efflux RND transporter periplasmic adaptor subunit: MLKRHSSDEQQVVITERQMQSADIQLGSIQTRHLSDQIEVFGEIVLPPSARATLSAVVGGVVRDIQVIEGDYVSKGDILTYIEHPDVAELQKDYLQALVQSEYLRTEYERQKQLFEDQVGAARDFQKAKAEYFSNQVLVGGLKQKLKLMYIDPETLSPETMTNRYAVQTPISGYVADVNVNTGLHIAPQQSLAMIMDTNQLHIDLRVYENDMPKIHTGQRLVFTLANQSKFDIFEGSIMKTARQIDPQRRTALVHASIADPQDSMLPGMPVWAHIQAGGEKAAVLPEEAFVTDQGTDYVFQLVSVSGEEGHHTGETHAGHAEHAPEPPPEYVFEKLHVKTGLSGGGYITVRFETPVSEQAQFAVHNAQALLSEMKKGGDGHGHAH; this comes from the coding sequence ATGCTAAAGAGGCACAGCTCTGATGAACAACAGGTCGTGATTACTGAACGGCAAATGCAGTCCGCTGACATCCAGCTCGGTTCGATTCAGACACGGCATTTGTCGGATCAGATAGAGGTCTTTGGTGAGATTGTACTGCCGCCGTCGGCGCGAGCCACACTGAGTGCGGTTGTTGGCGGGGTTGTGCGGGATATTCAGGTGATCGAAGGTGATTACGTAAGCAAGGGCGATATTCTTACGTATATCGAACATCCGGATGTCGCGGAACTGCAAAAAGACTATCTACAGGCTCTTGTCCAGAGCGAATATCTGCGGACAGAGTATGAACGGCAAAAGCAACTGTTTGAAGATCAGGTGGGCGCGGCCAGAGATTTTCAAAAAGCAAAGGCCGAGTATTTTTCAAATCAAGTGCTGGTGGGCGGCTTGAAACAAAAACTCAAGTTGATGTATATTGATCCCGAGACATTGTCTCCGGAAACTATGACCAATCGCTATGCGGTGCAAACTCCGATCAGCGGATATGTCGCGGATGTTAATGTGAATACCGGACTGCATATTGCGCCTCAGCAGTCCCTGGCAATGATCATGGATACCAATCAGCTGCACATTGATCTCCGGGTGTATGAAAACGACATGCCGAAAATCCACACCGGACAACGGCTCGTCTTTACGCTGGCCAATCAGTCAAAGTTTGATATTTTTGAGGGCAGCATTATGAAAACAGCCCGGCAAATTGACCCGCAGCGGCGTACAGCCCTCGTGCACGCGAGTATTGCGGACCCGCAAGACAGCATGCTTCCGGGTATGCCGGTATGGGCTCATATTCAAGCGGGCGGGGAAAAAGCCGCTGTGCTTCCCGAAGAAGCATTTGTCACAGACCAGGGAACGGATTATGTGTTTCAACTCGTATCCGTGTCCGGGGAGGAAGGCCATCATACGGGAGAAACCCATGCCGGCCATGCGGAGCACGCTCCTGAACCTCCGCCCGAATATGTTTTTGAAAAACTGCATGTGAAAACCGGACTGTCGGGCGGCGGATATATTACAGTCCGTTTTGAGACCCCCGTTTCCGAGCAGGCGCAATTTGCGGTTCACAATGCACAGGCGCTGTTGTCCGAGATGAAAAAAGGCGGCGATGGCCACGGACATGCGCATTAG
- a CDS encoding CusA/CzcA family heavy metal efflux RND transporter — protein MINKIIAFSVRNKFVIALFTAAWIAWGLYSLFHLPLNTLPDLTNNQVKVTTWSPDLATEEVERLITYPIELELGNLPGLQEIRSVSKFGLSDITLVFEDKMGMYKPRQLVREKLETAAEKLPPGVGRPSIGPMTTGLGEIYQYVLYAKPGYDSVYTAMDLREIQDWIVKKELINIPGVVGVNTMGGYLKQYEVAVNPVRLRSYNLSIMDIFRSLQQNNANAGGSYIEKNRRAYFIRGEGLTRSLDDIRAVVLGNENGMPLRIGDVATVRFGHAPRFGAFTYNGTGEAVGGKIMMLRGENPADVITNVKERLPRVRAALPEGVELTPFLDRSTLIRETTNTVTENLALGALIVVFVLVLLMGSMRSGLITASVIPLSLLFALGVMYTFDFSANLISLGAVDFGIIVDGALIIVEFIVFQISRKRSVLIASRGRLLSSDIDDITIWSAGRMMRTAFFGQMIILIVFIPILTLTGQEGDMFKPMVITFGSALIGAIILCFTYVPMMSALLLRPEKSERSSFADRFIIWLRKRYQQLLRRALRYRYAVTAIIVLLFAVALFLFTRLGSVFIPQLDEGDFAIHPILQPGTSLQETVEINTRLEQILLTGFPDEVEQVATKIGTGEIPTDPMSLEMAKMIINLKPRDEWTRTDSKNELAQMMKHEMSAEIPGVSFFFSQPIEMLFKHLMTGSTADILLNIYGSDLDTLYRLGNEAQSIIRDIPGAGDLNVQKVVGLPQIIIRYDRDRLALYGLDIETLNRTIQFGYSGATAGIIYEGERQFSQVVRLEKGYRNNPDAIGELYIKRPNGEQVQLKQLADISIQTGPAAISREDVKRKLEVDINVSGRDTETFVREMQSRLQQHLNLPRGYNLTYEGDFKSLQRAKKRLSWVVPMVLGLIFTLLYFTFRSLKQAALVFSAVPLAAIGGVFSLWIRGMPFSISAGIGFIALFGIAVLDGVVLISFFNELKAEGMNNVYRRVYHGTDMRVRPVILTSLTDVFGFLPMAISTSSGAEVQRPLATVVIGGLISATVLTLILLPIIYSFSEQKKGIPTLAKIAGRIIKGGQSRMSTLLLILIIMLPTGACARNLYQPDTRMTLQEAIDTALKRYPAVKAGELQVKQSRQQRRATWDLPDTRFIYEQENPDGAEIWSVEQEFDFPLQTLSRNRAARQQIVQSSRMLEQIRARLKRDVRFAFMNVLYARDRAVLIREQLSVFRDLEKAGRLRYETGDVSILEKVSAEAKYNDILVAQEQGRTDLENYKRELANYLQTDRMIEPAEDELYPLLPDTLRMKESFPGHNSEIRVSYSRWMAFQAEHRATRSESWPDPFFRYSQRDLPGSGKASAFELGFRLPLDIWAEQGRNRAARYEAQIQHQEYRNVKGQIQALFENLLNRMNTLRTQLDYYRDSRLRRADLIMKSAKEQIQAGNIDYLDYVQYFDQATAIRLNYLDVLRDYNRTVIELHYLTGQ, from the coding sequence ATGATAAATAAAATAATTGCGTTTTCTGTCAGAAACAAATTTGTTATCGCTTTGTTCACAGCGGCCTGGATTGCGTGGGGTCTGTACTCACTGTTCCATCTGCCGTTGAACACATTACCTGATCTTACCAATAATCAGGTCAAAGTGACCACCTGGTCGCCGGATCTGGCAACTGAAGAGGTTGAGCGGCTGATCACATACCCCATTGAACTGGAATTGGGCAATCTACCCGGTCTGCAGGAAATTCGTTCTGTATCCAAGTTTGGGTTATCGGATATTACGCTGGTCTTTGAAGACAAGATGGGCATGTACAAACCGCGCCAGCTGGTGCGGGAAAAACTGGAAACTGCCGCGGAAAAGCTGCCGCCCGGCGTCGGCCGGCCCTCCATTGGTCCTATGACCACGGGGCTGGGTGAGATTTATCAGTATGTGCTGTATGCCAAACCGGGGTATGATTCGGTGTACACGGCTATGGACCTGCGTGAGATTCAGGACTGGATCGTGAAAAAAGAATTGATCAATATCCCCGGTGTTGTGGGGGTGAATACCATGGGCGGATATTTAAAACAATATGAAGTAGCGGTCAATCCGGTCAGGCTGCGGAGCTATAATCTATCCATTATGGATATCTTTAGGTCGCTGCAGCAAAACAATGCCAATGCCGGCGGCAGCTATATTGAAAAAAACCGGCGCGCCTACTTTATTCGCGGGGAGGGATTGACCCGCTCTCTTGATGATATTCGCGCGGTTGTGCTCGGCAATGAAAACGGTATGCCGTTGAGGATCGGTGATGTGGCAACCGTCAGGTTCGGACATGCTCCGCGCTTCGGCGCTTTTACGTATAATGGCACCGGTGAGGCGGTCGGCGGCAAGATCATGATGCTGCGCGGAGAGAATCCGGCGGATGTGATTACCAATGTAAAAGAACGGCTGCCGCGGGTGCGCGCGGCCCTGCCGGAAGGTGTGGAACTGACGCCGTTTCTGGACCGTTCCACGTTGATTCGCGAAACCACAAACACGGTCACCGAAAATCTGGCGCTGGGCGCTTTAATTGTGGTTTTTGTGCTCGTGCTGCTGATGGGCAGCATGCGTTCCGGTTTGATTACCGCTTCGGTGATTCCGTTGTCTCTGCTTTTTGCCCTGGGGGTGATGTATACCTTTGATTTTTCCGCCAATCTCATCAGTCTGGGGGCTGTGGATTTCGGGATTATCGTGGATGGGGCGCTGATCATTGTTGAGTTTATTGTGTTTCAGATCAGCCGCAAACGCTCGGTTTTAATCGCTTCCAGGGGACGGCTATTGAGTTCAGATATAGATGATATCACCATCTGGTCTGCGGGACGTATGATGCGCACCGCGTTTTTCGGTCAGATGATCATTCTCATTGTTTTTATCCCTATTCTGACACTCACGGGACAGGAAGGCGATATGTTCAAACCCATGGTTATCACATTTGGGTCGGCGCTGATTGGTGCGATTATTCTGTGTTTTACCTATGTTCCAATGATGTCGGCCCTGCTCCTGCGGCCTGAAAAAAGCGAAAGAAGCAGCTTTGCCGACCGGTTTATCATTTGGCTGCGCAAACGTTACCAGCAGCTGCTGCGCCGGGCCTTGCGTTACCGATATGCGGTGACCGCTATTATTGTTCTGTTGTTTGCCGTGGCACTGTTTCTGTTCACCCGGTTGGGCTCGGTTTTTATTCCACAGCTTGATGAAGGTGATTTTGCTATTCATCCCATTCTCCAGCCGGGAACATCTCTGCAGGAAACGGTTGAGATTAATACCCGGCTTGAGCAGATCCTGCTGACCGGGTTTCCGGATGAAGTGGAGCAGGTTGCCACCAAAATCGGTACGGGTGAAATCCCGACTGATCCCATGTCTCTGGAAATGGCTAAAATGATCATCAATCTGAAACCCCGGGATGAATGGACCCGAACCGACAGCAAGAATGAGCTGGCACAGATGATGAAGCATGAAATGTCCGCAGAAATCCCGGGAGTGAGTTTTTTCTTCTCCCAGCCCATTGAAATGCTGTTCAAACACCTGATGACCGGATCAACAGCGGATATCCTGCTGAACATTTACGGCAGTGATCTGGACACCTTGTACCGCCTCGGCAATGAAGCGCAGTCGATTATCCGGGACATACCCGGAGCCGGAGACCTCAACGTGCAAAAAGTAGTCGGACTGCCGCAGATCATCATTCGTTATGACCGGGACCGGCTGGCGTTGTACGGGCTGGATATTGAGACGCTCAACCGCACGATCCAGTTTGGCTATTCCGGAGCAACGGCAGGAATCATTTACGAGGGCGAACGCCAGTTTTCCCAGGTGGTGCGTCTTGAAAAAGGTTATCGGAATAATCCGGATGCCATCGGTGAGTTGTATATCAAACGGCCGAACGGGGAACAGGTGCAGCTGAAACAACTGGCTGATATTTCCATACAGACCGGGCCGGCTGCCATTTCCCGCGAGGATGTCAAGCGGAAACTTGAAGTGGATATCAATGTGAGCGGCCGGGATACCGAGACCTTTGTCAGAGAGATGCAGAGCCGGCTGCAGCAGCATCTGAATCTGCCGCGCGGCTATAATCTCACCTATGAAGGCGATTTCAAAAGTCTGCAGCGTGCCAAGAAACGCTTGTCCTGGGTGGTGCCGATGGTTCTGGGGCTCATATTTACACTTTTGTATTTTACATTTCGATCCTTAAAACAGGCGGCTCTGGTGTTTTCTGCGGTGCCGCTGGCTGCTATTGGAGGCGTGTTTTCACTTTGGATTCGCGGCATGCCGTTCAGCATATCGGCGGGTATCGGATTCATTGCCTTGTTCGGAATCGCGGTTCTGGACGGCGTGGTTCTGATCAGCTTCTTCAACGAACTCAAGGCGGAAGGTATGAACAATGTGTATCGTAGAGTTTATCACGGCACCGACATGCGGGTGCGTCCGGTCATTCTCACATCACTGACAGATGTGTTCGGATTTCTGCCGATGGCGATTTCAACCTCGTCCGGCGCTGAAGTACAACGGCCTTTGGCGACGGTGGTAATCGGCGGTCTGATTTCCGCGACCGTTCTAACATTGATTTTATTGCCGATCATTTATTCATTCAGCGAACAGAAAAAGGGAATTCCAACCCTTGCTAAAATCGCCGGACGAATAATAAAGGGAGGTCAGAGCCGAATGTCTACACTTTTACTTATTTTGATTATAATGCTGCCAACCGGTGCATGTGCCCGCAATCTGTATCAGCCGGACACCCGCATGACCCTGCAGGAGGCTATTGACACGGCGCTAAAACGTTATCCCGCTGTCAAAGCAGGGGAGCTGCAGGTGAAACAGAGTCGGCAGCAGCGCAGGGCTACCTGGGATTTACCGGATACCCGGTTTATCTACGAACAGGAAAATCCTGACGGCGCCGAGATCTGGTCTGTGGAACAGGAGTTTGATTTTCCGCTGCAGACCTTATCCCGGAACCGGGCTGCCCGGCAGCAAATTGTTCAAAGCAGCCGGATGCTGGAGCAGATCCGGGCGCGATTGAAACGTGATGTGCGGTTTGCGTTTATGAATGTCTTGTACGCCCGGGATCGCGCTGTTCTGATACGGGAACAATTGAGCGTGTTCAGGGACCTGGAAAAGGCCGGAAGACTGCGCTACGAAACCGGCGATGTGTCGATTCTGGAAAAAGTATCGGCAGAGGCCAAATATAATGATATTCTGGTTGCTCAGGAGCAGGGTCGGACTGACCTGGAGAATTACAAACGCGAACTGGCAAATTATCTGCAAACGGACCGGATGATAGAGCCGGCAGAAGATGAACTGTATCCGCTGCTGCCGGATACTCTGCGGATGAAAGAGTCGTTTCCGGGTCATAATTCTGAAATCCGGGTGTCTTACAGCCGCTGGATGGCGTTTCAGGCTGAGCACAGAGCAACCCGTTCCGAATCGTGGCCGGATCCGTTTTTCCGATACAGCCAGCGGGATTTACCCGGTTCGGGCAAAGCATCCGCTTTTGAACTTGGATTCAGGCTGCCGCTTGATATCTGGGCCGAACAGGGCAGGAATCGTGCAGCCCGATATGAAGCGCAGATTCAGCATCAGGAGTACCGCAACGTTAAAGGTCAGATTCAGGCTCTATTTGAAAATCTTCTGAACCGTATGAATACACTCAGGACACAACTCGATTATTACCGGGACAGCCGTTTGCGGCGGGCTGACCTGATCATGAAAAGCGCAAAAGAGCAGATTCAGGCTGGAAATATAGATTACCTCGATTATGTGCAGTATTTCGATCAGGCAACGGCCATCCGGTTGAATTACCTGGACGTACTGCGTGACTATAATAGGACAGTGATCGAATTGCATTATCTTACAGGACAATAA
- a CDS encoding transcriptional regulator codes for MNREQIQNLDPIVHAPVRLAVLSILNTVLSAQFTWLKEQTGASDGALSTHLSKLEEHGYISVEKKFVGKKPQTSYSITAKGSRALLDHLEQLRIIIEQQEKINPHPGT; via the coding sequence ATGAACCGTGAACAAATCCAAAATCTTGATCCGATTGTTCATGCTCCGGTTCGTCTGGCGGTTTTGTCCATACTCAATACCGTTCTCAGCGCTCAGTTCACCTGGCTCAAAGAACAGACCGGCGCTTCGGACGGGGCATTGAGCACTCATTTGAGCAAACTTGAAGAGCACGGCTATATCAGTGTGGAGAAAAAATTTGTCGGGAAAAAACCGCAAACCTCCTACAGCATCACTGCCAAAGGCAGCCGGGCGCTGCTGGATCATCTGGAACAATTGAGAATAATCATAGAGCAGCAGGAAAAGATAAATCCGCACCCGGGCACATAG
- a CDS encoding POTRA domain-containing protein produces the protein MSSLSMVDFNRGKIEEILQRGDTAAHKALPVLIQLKTEYNPGSTAGNESATEQTAVSRESAVEETIIHDIHIQGNETLSFSFIYRLLGIKPGDVLDTDVITRKIMNLYALGYFQYIQYHVEPIFDNMVNLVFTVKERTLRRLRLGLRYDSQYKAVANISVKATNYLIPGIRFVNELQFAGLWRWYFKTYYPSRGLDLPIYPYVHVLYKDIPVEFTDGYGDKIAEYSDRSTTAGVGLGLLFSREMTAELEYQYEKMNIKTSIAPADPNLFPVWKDKLRKLKLSLIFDTLDDVLLPRYGVSANGVYEGSYQKFGTDFSYNLYHLDLDVYHTLFSRHTLRFHGFYGDGSSIPVYKFMCQSGPEHFAGMQYDQLRAGRLKVLRLDYRYQITESVFAKLMYNTAFDMELRDRSGAYTPHDVHGYGFGVKVLSLVGPIELIVSREMRICSVLPICRQ, from the coding sequence ATGTCTTCTTTATCCATGGTGGATTTTAATCGCGGGAAAATTGAAGAAATTCTTCAACGCGGGGATACAGCGGCTCACAAGGCTCTGCCGGTATTGATCCAATTAAAAACAGAATACAATCCTGGTTCCACTGCTGGAAACGAATCCGCAACAGAACAAACAGCTGTATCCCGTGAATCTGCTGTAGAAGAAACGATCATTCATGATATCCATATTCAGGGCAACGAAACCCTAAGCTTTTCATTTATCTATCGTCTTCTCGGGATCAAACCGGGGGATGTACTGGATACGGATGTGATCACCCGGAAAATTATGAATTTATATGCATTGGGGTATTTTCAGTATATTCAGTATCATGTTGAACCGATATTCGACAATATGGTGAATCTGGTGTTTACGGTCAAGGAACGCACTCTGCGGCGGTTACGACTGGGACTCCGTTATGACAGTCAGTACAAGGCTGTGGCCAACATCAGTGTAAAGGCAACAAACTACCTGATTCCCGGAATTCGTTTTGTAAACGAATTGCAGTTCGCCGGGTTATGGCGATGGTATTTTAAAACATATTATCCGTCCCGCGGGCTGGATTTGCCTATTTATCCCTATGTTCATGTATTATATAAAGATATTCCGGTTGAATTTACTGACGGTTATGGGGATAAAATTGCGGAATACAGCGACCGCTCCACGACTGCCGGTGTTGGGCTGGGTTTACTGTTTTCACGCGAAATGACGGCAGAACTGGAATATCAGTACGAGAAAATGAATATCAAAACAAGCATTGCTCCTGCCGATCCGAATCTGTTTCCGGTCTGGAAGGATAAATTGCGCAAATTAAAGCTTTCCTTGATATTCGATACCCTGGATGATGTGCTGCTGCCGAGATACGGTGTGTCGGCAAACGGCGTCTACGAAGGGAGTTATCAAAAATTCGGCACAGACTTTTCGTATAATTTGTATCATTTGGACCTTGATGTTTATCACACTTTGTTCTCTCGGCACACGTTGAGGTTTCATGGCTTTTACGGCGACGGCTCTTCTATTCCGGTTTACAAGTTTATGTGTCAAAGCGGCCCCGAGCATTTTGCAGGGATGCAGTACGATCAATTGCGGGCCGGCAGATTAAAAGTACTGCGCCTGGATTACCGCTATCAGATCACTGAATCGGTGTTTGCAAAACTCATGTACAATACGGCGTTTGATATGGAACTGCGGGATCGATCCGGGGCGTACACTCCTCATGATGTGCATGGATACGGATTCGGAGTCAAGGTGCTTTCACTTGTGGGCCCCATTGAATTGATCGTCAGCCGGGAAATGAGAATCTGCTCGGTTCTCCCGATATGCAGACAGTGA
- a CDS encoding patatin-like phospholipase family protein: protein MKVDKELILRTFLLCLIFIFISVTVGKERPKIALVLSGGGAKGIAHIGTLKMLDSLDIPIDYIVGTSMGGIVGALYAVGYSGDSLEVLAKQTDWQEVLSDEPLRADLPFFEKRETGRYQLKFGLKGLRPRPSTGVIAGQKIYLLFSDLSGYVFFIHGGF from the coding sequence ATGAAAGTTGATAAAGAACTCATTTTACGAACATTTTTACTATGTTTAATTTTTATATTTATCTCTGTTACCGTGGGAAAAGAACGACCAAAGATCGCCCTGGTGCTGTCCGGCGGCGGCGCCAAAGGCATTGCCCATATCGGTACGCTGAAAATGCTGGATTCACTGGATATTCCGATCGATTATATCGTCGGAACCAGCATGGGAGGAATTGTCGGTGCGTTGTATGCCGTTGGATATAGCGGAGATTCTCTCGAGGTTCTGGCAAAGCAAACCGACTGGCAGGAGGTACTCAGCGATGAACCGCTGCGGGCTGATTTGCCGTTTTTCGAAAAACGCGAGACCGGCAGGTACCAGCTGAAATTCGGATTAAAAGGATTGCGGCCGCGGCCCAGCACTGGTGTGATTGCCGGGCAAAAGATTTATCTGTTATTTTCTGATCTCTCCGGATATGTCTTCTTTATCCATGGTGGATTTTAA
- a CDS encoding fibrobacter succinogenes major paralogous domain-containing protein: MLLVDKGIANQVNLTPDLANTGFLNKTSRDHYILRVSGNEIEPFEQRNLVITDNMTLNVTVIRTVSSVTDIDGNEYRTVKIGDLWWMAENLRVTHYRNGKDIPQVTGTAEWGQTTSGAFCNYENDALYTEPYGRLYNWYAVTHPDGLAPEGWRIPTDREWKDIEIYLGMNELQADMPGWRGTNEGGKLKATGTIEDGTGLWFPPNTGATNESGFSAIPAGYRDQNGYFFYLGFSTAFFWTKTEAETGSPLCRILEYNRADIMRTRYSKVHGLSVRCVSDSNTGKMK, from the coding sequence ATGCTGTTGGTTGATAAAGGTATAGCCAATCAGGTGAATTTGACACCGGATTTGGCCAATACTGGATTTCTCAACAAAACCAGTCGGGATCATTATATCCTGCGGGTTTCCGGAAATGAAATTGAACCCTTTGAACAGCGCAACCTTGTCATTACCGATAATATGACATTGAATGTGACGGTTATCCGGACGGTATCCTCGGTTACAGATATTGACGGCAACGAGTATCGCACGGTTAAGATTGGTGATTTATGGTGGATGGCGGAAAATCTCCGAGTCACCCATTATCGCAATGGAAAAGATATCCCTCAGGTCACCGGAACGGCGGAATGGGGACAGACAACAAGCGGCGCTTTTTGCAACTATGAGAATGATGCGTTGTATACGGAACCCTATGGCCGCTTGTACAACTGGTATGCTGTGACCCATCCGGATGGATTGGCGCCTGAAGGCTGGCGCATACCCACAGACCGGGAATGGAAGGATATCGAGATTTATCTGGGTATGAATGAACTGCAGGCGGATATGCCGGGCTGGCGCGGGACAAATGAAGGCGGAAAATTGAAAGCTACTGGTACCATTGAGGACGGCACCGGTCTCTGGTTTCCGCCCAATACCGGCGCCACCAATGAAAGCGGATTCAGTGCAATTCCGGCCGGGTACCGGGACCAGAACGGGTATTTTTTCTATCTGGGGTTTTCCACGGCTTTTTTCTGGACCAAAACAGAAGCTGAAACCGGTTCTCCTCTCTGTCGTATTCTCGAATATAATCGTGCCGACATTATGCGCACCCGTTACAGCAAGGTGCATGGATTATCGGTGCGTTGTGTGTCTGATTCTAATACGGGCAAGATGAAATAA
- a CDS encoding carboxypeptidase-like regulatory domain-containing protein → MKLYTGLVTLVCVGLFYHIGACDIQIQGLVADTKGEPVANALVELYTVADSLLVQDRTDNSGHYVLWLTTRVGIESSSGNLSTASKLSQSFSYIYEYILGIRYP, encoded by the coding sequence ATGAAGTTATATACAGGTTTGGTTACACTTGTTTGTGTAGGGCTTTTTTACCATATCGGTGCATGTGATATTCAAATTCAGGGTTTGGTTGCGGATACGAAAGGTGAGCCGGTAGCCAACGCGCTTGTTGAATTGTATACTGTGGCGGATTCTTTATTGGTTCAGGATCGTACGGATAATAGCGGACATTATGTGCTTTGGCTCACAACAAGAGTTGGTATAGAATCCAGTTCCGGGAACCTTTCAACTGCATCAAAATTATCCCAATCCTTTTCATACATCTACGAGTATATCCTGGGAATCCGTTACCCATGA
- a CDS encoding SDR family oxidoreductase has protein sequence MQYLENNWALVTGASRGIGRQIACGLAERKCNVIVHARTDLHTAETLDLLSNYGIETFAISADLSLTSEIDDMIGRLKTGPAIDILYNNAAIQNKWDEIWDIDQDEWLRTLQINLFAMIRICNAIAPDMKKRGFGRIVNLTSGIRDVPQLSPYSVSKAAVDKYSMDLAAELRGTNVLVNRLDPGWLRTDMGGEHAQHEVETVLPGALVPALLEDNGPSGELFEAQNYRDFKG, from the coding sequence ATGCAATACCTGGAAAACAATTGGGCGCTGGTGACCGGCGCCAGTCGGGGAATCGGGCGGCAGATTGCCTGCGGTTTGGCGGAACGAAAATGTAATGTTATTGTGCATGCCCGAACAGATTTACATACGGCGGAAACACTGGATTTACTGAGCAATTACGGCATCGAAACTTTTGCGATTTCCGCTGATTTGTCTCTAACATCTGAAATTGATGATATGATTGGCCGGCTGAAAACCGGACCGGCGATTGATATTTTGTACAACAATGCAGCGATTCAGAACAAGTGGGATGAAATTTGGGATATCGACCAGGACGAGTGGCTGCGCACCCTGCAGATCAATTTATTTGCCATGATCCGCATCTGCAATGCGATTGCGCCGGATATGAAGAAACGCGGATTCGGGCGTATTGTAAATCTGACCTCCGGTATCAGGGATGTGCCTCAGCTTTCACCGTATAGCGTCTCCAAAGCGGCTGTGGACAAATACAGCATGGATCTGGCCGCGGAACTGCGGGGAACCAATGTACTGGTGAATCGGCTGGATCCGGGATGGCTGCGCACGGATATGGGCGGGGAGCACGCGCAGCATGAGGTCGAAACCGTCCTGCCCGGCGCTTTGGTGCCGGCCTTACTGGAGGATAACGGTCCCAGCGGTGAATTATTCGAAGCGCAAAATTACAGAGATTTTAAGGGATGA